From the genome of Miscanthus floridulus cultivar M001 chromosome 10, ASM1932011v1, whole genome shotgun sequence, one region includes:
- the LOC136487186 gene encoding uncharacterized protein — translation MTLRQPVPSSIDSLEKSSNISIAIATYEYFLGTTRRNFSMALLVDLLKRGPAGTVATDACCGDGVPSVLGGPLAREGGLHLYRNSSQKRLQRPPILLEVGVAVLDRVPHVPRRHIHLHHHGPLGVVGAGVLEEGLDDGRGAGPATATTAPVRGRGGAPPVGAPRASISSAPLTSAEASSARVARVEVPQSPLQLHPLALSLRLQLAVDSRIPLSGCTSAASAQAGSSRARPLVRVVIVAVGVACAPVPCPCVLCRLAFEPRLCVATRARVHVRCRSRPRRSRPGHPGRPHRAGPARPRIRTLQVGPLRLLLCSQGCCGSRGLPGRLSGVRGFRVRRRETSGPRSRAPAPGAQLAARPVQQQPRRRRPQQQPTACSARWRWWIHGRSGRRRKGSDWTGWTWRPD, via the exons ATGACCTTGAGGCAACCCGTCCCCTCCTCGATCGACAGCTTGGAGAAGTCCAGCAATATCTCGATTGCGATCGCGACCTATGAATACTTCTTGGGGACGACGCGGAGGAACTTCTCGATGGCTCTCCTCGTCGAT CTTCTGAAGCGTGGACCTGCGGGCACGGTCGCTACTGATGCGTGCTgcggcgatggcgtcccaagcgtCCTTGGCGGTCCGCTTGCTCGCGAGGGAGGACTACATCTCTATCGGAACAGCAGCCAAAAGCGCCTGCAGCGCCCGCCGATCCTCCTTGAAGTCGGCGTCGCCGTACTGGACCGCGTCCCACATGTGCCGCGCCGGCATattcaccttcatcaccatggaccacTCGGCGTAGTCGGCGCCGGCGTCCTTGAAGAGGGTCTGGACGACGGGAGGGGAGCTGGGCCGGCCACGGCGACCACGGCGCCGGTCCGGGGAAGAGGAGGCGCGCCGCCTGTGGGGGCTCCACGCGCCAGCATCTCGTCCGCCCCGCTCACGTCCGCCGAGGCCTCGTCCGCCAGGGTTGCGCGCGTTGAAGTCCCGCAGAGCCCGCTCCAGCTCCACCCGCTCGCGCTGTCGCTGCGCCTCCAGCTCGCGGTCGACTCGCGGATCCCGCTCAGCGGCTGCACGTCCGCCGCGTCCGCCCAGGCCGGCAGCTCGCGTGCGCGCCCCCTGGTCCGCGTCGTAATCGTGGCCGTCGGGGTCGCGTGCGCCCCGGTTCCGTGTCCGTGCGTCCTGTGCCGCCTCGCGTTCGAGCCACGCCTCTGCGTCGCGACCCGCGCGCGCGTCCACGTCCGTTGTCGAAGCCGTCCGCGTCGGAGTCGCCCAGGCCATCCAGGTCGTCCGCATCGGGCTGGGCCCGCTCGGCCTCGCATCCGCACGCTCCAGGTCGGCCCGCTCCGCCTCCTCCTCTGCTCGCAGGGTTGCTGCGGCAGCCGCGGCCTGCCTGGCCGCCTCAGCGGCGTGCGCGGCTTCCGCGTCCGCAGACGCGAGACGAGTGGCCCTCGTAGCCGCGCGCCCGCGCCTGGCGCTCAACTTGCTGCGCGGCCCGTGCAGCAGCAGCCGCGTCGCCGTCGCCCTCAACAACAGCCGACCGCTTGCTCCGCCCGCTGGAGGTGGTGGATCCATGGGAGGAGTGGGAGGAGACGGAAGGGGAGCGATTGGACCGGTTGGACATGGCGACCGGATTGA
- the LOC136490046 gene encoding uncharacterized protein encodes MAPLLERMPELVEAYVRIDSYGDNKCSCGGCYQVMWPGHISDIDDDSNNEEDTEDYPGPNTQGCVLLEGLAQAKHLVLLAHHSRYIFRRDLRSCPTFSYLKDLVLNGYWCEPADCCALACILEHAPVLEKLTVLFSEKVELEYDIVLEGRPDATALSTMTTQCLKTVKVKCHTVDEGVQNVLKFLSTLNICFNSE; translated from the exons ATGGCTCCCCTTCTGGAGAGGATGCCAGAGTTGGTGGAGGCATATGTCAGGATTGACTCATATGGGGACAACAAGTGCTCCTGTGGGGGTTGTTATCAGGTTATGTGGCCTGGTCATATTTCAGATATTGACGATGATAGCAACAATGAAGAAGATACAGAAGATTATCCTGGACCGAATACACAGGGGTGCGTGCTTCTTGAAGGTTTAGCACAAGCTAAACATCTAGTGCTGTTAGCACATCACTCAAGG TATATTTTCAGAAGGGATCTGAGGTCGTGCCCAACATTTTCCTACTTGAAGGATCTGGTACTGAACGGTTACTGGTGTGAACCTGCAGATTGCTGTGCACTAGCTTGTATTCTTGAACATGCACCAGTTTTAGAGAAGCTCACTGTCCTATTTTCTGAAAAG GTTGAACTCGAATATGACATTGTATTGGAAGGACGCCCTGATGCAACAGCTTTATCAACTATGACAACTCAATGCCTTAAGACAGTCAAGGTAAAatgccatactgttgatgaagGAGTTCAAAACGTTCTGAAATTTCTGAGTACACTCAATATAT
- the LOC136488431 gene encoding uncharacterized protein — MATNHCWRCCAVRRTTVATLSVPTFQLFDELRREFEDDVELRARRDAVAAGDYGNDWWLRDGLVLHKGRVFVPASSSVLDDVLQLAHTGAHEGIQKTLQRLRTEFFVEHDRRVVRDFVRACSTCQRNKTETLHPAGLLQPLPVPSRVWADIAMDFVEALPKVHGKSVILTVVDRFSNDRDPVFTGHVWRDLFRQAGVRLKMSTAFHPQTDGQSEAVVERIGEVAYRLQLPAGARIHDVFHVGVLKPFRGAPPSSIPALPPIRHGRPLLRPDRVLCSSLRRGKWHVLVQWAGLPASEATWESVTGFRAAHPEFQLEDELFPEEGRDVMVGVTYERRNKHRG; from the exons ATGGCGACAAACCACTGTTGGCGGTGCTGCGCGGTCCGGAGAACGACCGTGGCGACGCTCTCTGTGCCCACGTTCCAGCTGTTCGACGAGCTGCGACGTGAGTTTGAGGACGACGTCGAGCTGCGCGCGCGCCGGGACGCTGTGGCCGCAGGTGACTACGGCAACGACTGGTGGCTGCGCGACGGGCTCGTGCTCCACAAGGGGCGCGTCTTCGTGCCAGCCTCCTCATCGGTGCTTGACGACGTGCTCCAGCTGGCGCACACGGGCGCGCACGAGGGGATCCAGAAGACATTGCAGCGCCTCCGCACCGAGTTCTTCGTCGAACATGATCGCCGCGTCGTCCGTGATTTTGTGCGGGCGTGCTCCacatgccagcgcaacaagacGGAGACTCTACACCCAGCCGGTCTCCTGCAGCCGTTGCCCGTGCCGTCTCGTGTGTGGGCGGACATTGCGATGGACTTCGTCGAGGCCCTTCCTAAGGTCCATGGCAAGAGTGTCATCCTCACCGTCGTCGACAGGTTCTCCAA TGATCGCGACCCCGTTTTTACCGGCCATGTGTGGCGTGACCTCTTCCGGCAGGCCGGTGTGCGGTTGAAGATGAGTACAGCCTTCCATCCTCAAACCGATGGACAGTCTGAGGCT GTTGTGGAGCGTATTGGTGAAGTGGCGTATCGCCTCCAGTTGCCAGCAGGAGCACGGATTCATGACGTGTTTCATGTTGGTGTGTTGAAGCCATTCCGTGGTGCACCTCCATCATCAATTCCAGCATTGCCTCCTATTCGTCATGGCCGTCCGCTTCTTCGCCCTGACCGTGTGCTCTGCTCCAGTCTCCGGCGCGGCAAGTGGCATGTGCTTGTTCAGTGGGCAGGATTGCCAGCTTCTGAGGCGACTTGGGAGTCGGTCACTGGGTTTCGCGCTGCTCATCCTgagttccagctcgaggacgagctgtttccggaggaggggagagatgttatggtcgGGGTCACATATGAGAGGAGGAACAAGCATCGTGGGTGA
- the LOC136488432 gene encoding uncharacterized mitochondrial protein AtMg00860-like has protein sequence MPFGLSNAPSTFQALMNLVLKQFLRRCMLVFFDDILVYSATWTEHLLPLHAVLDVLRAHKLHLKKSKCSFAATSVQYLGHVISHEGVSMDVSKVVAVQSWPQPRSARGLRGFLSLAGYYRRFIKDYGTLTAPLTSLLRKNAFLWTDAADAAFTALKSALSAAPILHLPDFDREFVIDCDASGSGFGAVLHQGAGPIAFFSRPFVARHLKVAAYERELIGLAQAIRHWRPYLWGRAFVG, from the exons ATGCCGTTTGGGCTCTCCAACGCGCCGTCCACGTTCCAGGCGCTCATGAACCTAGTGTTGAAGCAGTTCCTCCGACGCTgcatgcttgtgttcttcgacgaCATCCTCGTCTACAGCGCCACATGGACGGAGCACCTCTTGCCACTGCACGCGGTCCTGGATGTCCTGCGCGCCCACAAGCTGCACCTCAAAAAGTCCAAGTGTTCCTTCGCTGCTACATCAGTTCAGTACCTGGGACATGTGATCTCGCATGAAGGTGTCTCCATGGACGTATCCAAAGTCGTAGCGGTGCAATCGTGGCCGCAGCCGCGATCGGCACGTGGTCTCCGCGGATTCCTCAGCTTGGCGGGGTATTATAGGCGGTTCATCAAGGATTATGGCACCCTCACGGCGCCATTGACAAGCCTCTTGCGGAAGAACGCGTTCCTGTGGACAGACGCTGCCGACGCAGCATTCACGGCCCTGAAGTCGGCACTGTCCGCAGCCCCGATTCTACATCTTCCAGATTTCGACCGGGAATTTGTCATCGACTGCGACGCGTCGGGCTCCGGGTTTGGGGCTGTCTTGCATCAAGGGGCAGGCCCCATCGCGTTCTTCAGCCGGCCGTTTGTGGCGCGGCACCTGAAGGTGGCGGCATATGAACGGGAGCTGATCGGGCTGGCGCAGGCCATTCGCCACTGGCGCCCGTACCTTTGGGGGCGGGCCTTTGTC GGTTGA